DNA from Pseudomonas putida:
TCCGGCTGGCTGTTCCTGGACAACCTGTTCGCCCAGCACCTGGTGCACAAGACGCTGCTATCCTGTGTGGCCTGGGTGGTGTTCGGCCTGCTGCTGTGGGGACGCACCCGCCTGGGCTGGCGGGGTCACAAAGCGATCCGCTGGACCCTCGCCGGTTTCTGCCTGCTGATGCTGGCCTATTTCGGCAGCAAGCTGGTACGTGAATTCATCCTGCATATCTGACGACCGCCCATGGACACCCTGCCGTACGCTCCGCTATTCGGCACCCTGGCACTGGCGCTGCTCTGGTCGGTGCTGTTTACCGCCGTCGATGCGGCCCGCCAGCAACTGAACGGCCATCAGCGCCCCGCTGACAGCGCCGAACCCGCCCTGCCCGCCCAAGCCGTGGTGCTCTGCGCCAGCCTGGGCAAGCTGCTGGTGCTGGGCCTGGCCTGCCTGATCGGCCAGCGCTACAACGGCGAACACGGCTTCTGGATGGCAGGACTGGCCGCCACCCTCACGCTACTGGTTTTGGCCGAATACCTGCCCAGGCGCGCCGCCCGGCGCAACCCGCACGCCTTCCTCGGCGTGGGCACCCTGCTCAGGTGGCCTCTGGTCGCGCTGCAACCGCTGGCCTGCCTGCTCGACGGTTGCGCCAAGCTGATCCTTCGCCCCTTGCGCGCACAACCCGCCGCCGTGGCGCTGCACCCACAGGAACATGACGATTTCGAAGAAGGCGAGCCCTTCGACGCGCCACGCCAGGGCCTGCTCGAAGGCCTGCAATCGCTGGACAAGATCACCGTCAACGACATCCTCGTGCCCCGCAACGAGGTGGACGGCATCAACCTGGACGACTCGCTCGAGCAGATCGCCGAACAACTGATCGTCAGCCGCCATACCCGCCTGCCGGTCTACCACAGCGATATCAACCAGGTCGAAGCCATCCTCAACACCAAGC
Protein-coding regions in this window:
- a CDS encoding transporter associated domain-containing protein, which produces MDTLPYAPLFGTLALALLWSVLFTAVDAARQQLNGHQRPADSAEPALPAQAVVLCASLGKLLVLGLACLIGQRYNGEHGFWMAGLAATLTLLVLAEYLPRRAARRNPHAFLGVGTLLRWPLVALQPLACLLDGCAKLILRPLRAQPAAVALHPQEHDDFEEGEPFDAPRQGLLEGLQSLDKITVNDILVPRNEVDGINLDDSLEQIAEQLIVSRHTRLPVYHSDINQVEAILNTKLISHLLPRGELTLQALRAACYEPYFVPESTPLQRQLLNFHKQQRRLGVVVDEYGEVQGIVTLEDILEEIVGEFEDEQSLENPHVHPLADGRFVIEGTASLREINRSLGWHLPCDGGPKTLNGLVTEALESIPESAVCLKIGRYRLEILETEDNCASKVLVWTVTR